The genomic segment TCAGCAGATTGCGGGCATAGAGTGCGGAAGCATCGGCCGCTAGCAAGCTGGCTAGATTGCTGTGCCCCACAATAATGACGCCATTTTCGCTGCGGACTACTTCATCACTTCTGGATAGCGGACAGTTGCCGCCGCTGTCCACGGCCAGATCGATAATCACCGAGCCCGTTTTCATTCCACTGACTGTTTCTTCAGGGATCAGGACCGGCGCTGCTTTACCGGGGATTTGCGCGGTGCTGATGATGATGTCGGCAAGGCGGGCTTGCTGGTCAATTAATAGCGCTTGGCGCAACTTGTAATCTTCTGACATTTCACGGGCATAGCCCCCCGCTGTTTCTGCTGCGGCTTTTTCATCGTCATTAAGTGCCACTTCAATGAATTTTCCTCCCAGTGATTCCACCTGTTCGCGGGTGGCGGGGCGCACATCGAAGACTTCAACAATCGCACCCAGCCTTTTTGCGGTGGCAATGGCTTGCAGTCCTGCCACCCCCGCTCCAAGAATCAGTACGCGCGCGGGCTTAACCGTGCCAGCCGCAGTCATCAGCATGGGCATAAAGCGCGGATAGTATTGTGTGGCCAGTAAGACGGCCCGAT from the Iodobacter fluviatilis genome contains:
- a CDS encoding Re/Si-specific NAD(P)(+) transhydrogenase subunit alpha → MLIAIPAEVLPGEFRVAATPETIKKLIKAGHTVRVESKAGQHAAITDTAYTEAGAEIAPHPAALYQGAQLILKVRAPLAHELPLLPERAALVALFDIHRYDHLDALNAKQISAYALELIPRITRAQSMDVLSSQANIAGYRAVLLATQYYPRFMPMLMTAAGTVKPARVLILGAGVAGLQAIATAKRLGAIVEVFDVRPATREQVESLGGKFIEVALNDDEKAAAETAGGYAREMSEDYKLRQALLIDQQARLADIIISTAQIPGKAAPVLIPEETVSGMKTGSVIIDLAVDSGGNCPLSRSDEVVRSENGVIIVGHSNLASLLAADASALYARNLLTFLSLLQDADGAYAPHNDDEIIKATLLSQHGEQLFGRAPAHTQGASAPHTSQPTANA